From a single Miscanthus floridulus cultivar M001 chromosome 8, ASM1932011v1, whole genome shotgun sequence genomic region:
- the LOC136473303 gene encoding uncharacterized protein — MVFELNLKIIKGDEETVDQEFSKGLMQRHTVTCESCLLTLSLNSCLSQVKMEFNNIPNALEASVEVSILNEESYFHDKITAGYKKNGILLYDSKVAGTETKLGCGGSVSLTRRVVAVPWGRDLVHHFSVPRAKPKSISLEHYEEEWTFKLGTYELQVKIIWTGVLIKQRKNVLKKIGRGFVLL, encoded by the coding sequence atggtttttgagttaaaTTTGAAGATTATTAAGGGTGATGAGGAGACAGTTGACCAAGAGTTCAGCAAAGGTTTGATGCAACGGCATACCGTCACCTGTGAATCGTGTCTCCTGACTTTATCTCTCAACAGTTGCTTGAGTCAAGTTAAAATGGAGTTTAATAATATTCCAAATGCATTGGAAGCTTCCGTTGAAGTTAGTATATTGAATGAGGAATCTTATTTCCATGACAAAATAACTGCTggatataagaaaaatggaatccTTCTGTATGACAGCAAAGTAGCTGGCACTGAGACAAAACTTGGTTGTGGTGGCTCTGTTTCGTTAACTCGTCGTGTAGTAGCTGTCCCATGGGGTAGAGATTTGGTGCACCATTTTTCGGTTCCTAGGGCTAAGCCAAAGTCTATAAGCCTTGAACACTATGAAGAAGAATGGACTTTCAAGCTGGGCACTTATGAGCTGCAGGTTAAGATTATTTGGACTGGTGTCTTAATAAAGCAACGCAAAAATGTATTGAAGAAAATCGGCAGAGGCTTCGTGTTATTGTAA